From Mobula hypostoma chromosome 3, sMobHyp1.1, whole genome shotgun sequence:
CATTCAGAATGTTCTTAAAGTTGCAGTATTAGAAAACAATCATGTTACTCTCCCTTCCAAAGAACCAGGAACGGTCTCTTCTGGATCTGTACAACAAAACAGTCATTCCCTCATTTCATCAATTAGTCTTCCCTTGATTGATCAGGATGGAACAACCAAAATCATTATCAACTATAGCTTAGAGCCAAGTCAGCTCCAAGCCGTGccacaaaatttaaaaaaggaaGTTCCTAATCGAACAGACAGTTGTACAAATGAAAAGCCACCAGAAGACCTCACAGTTAAATCTGAGAAAACGGAGACAAGTGCAGAAGGGGTTAGTAacacttgccttctttgtaatgaatGCCCTGGTGGGCTAAATGCACTTCATGAGCTAAAGCACTATCAATTAAAAACTGAAGCTCTTTCAGGAGAAAGCAGTATTAAGGTCCCTGAAAACCTCCCTGGAGCTTCTGTATCAACAGAAGAGAATATCTCTTCAGATCAAGAGCCATTGAAGAATCTATTGTCACTTCTGAAAGCATATTATGCGTTGAATGCACAACCGACATCTGAGGAATTGGCAAAGATTTCAGTTGCTGTAAACCTACCATTAGAAAAGGTAAAAAAATGGTTTGAGAAAATGCAGACTAGTCAGATTCCAGTCCAGCCATCTTGTCCCTCTTCTCCCTCGCCAAACAATGAGGAGATCAAACCAAAGCTGTTCATCAGTCATCCAGATTCATCACCTGGTGATGTACAAGGGAACTCTGCAAATGTAGAAGCCAATGATAAGCTGACTGAATCTCAAATCACGAATGTACCACTTAATGCAACAGCAGAACCTTCAAGGAGTAATACTCCTTCCCCATCACCACTGAATCTTTCTTCTGCATCTTCTAGAAATTCACAGAGCTACCTGAACACGCCAGATAGCAATCAGGAGGATTTACAGCTAGAACCTCTTGACCTATCTCTTCCAAGGCAGCAAAAAGAAGGGCTTGAAAGACCCACTATAACCAGTGTTTACCACAGCAGTGTTCATTATGTCCAAGAGGAGCCCTTAAACTTGTCTTGtttaaagaaagaacaaaaagaaaatgacaATACTAACGAAGAAAACTCAACAAGTGCCAAACCTATAAATATTGCAATTCCTGCAGTCACCACGAAACTTCCTACAATTGTTGCCATTTCGAATCAAAACAGTGTTCCATGCCTCAGACCTATAGCTACAATAAAACAGGCAAGCTTCATTCCACAGGTGGCCTACACGTATAAGACAGCTAATTCAAATGGTGCTGAACAGCAACAGAAATTAACTCAAGCCAACGGAAATCATCTAGTAagtatgctgatttttttttattaatcagTTTTATTGTTTTTCAAATCTATCTGCTTTTTATGCTTGCTGTTTAGTATAAGACTTCACCCTGAATATTAATGCTAGTAAAATATTCTTTGGGATATACAGTTGAAtattattaaatacacaacagcttGCTCATTGCATAGCAGGCAGACAATGTCAAATTTCTTCTAAGCCCTCAATATAAATGCAATGCTTATGTAACACATAGTACCAAGTGAAGTTTAACATATTTTAAGTTATTTTCAAAAGATGTTTTCAAAGCAAGTGTAGGCCTACTTCCTTGCAAATTAAAGGAAACTAACTCTGGGGCCATGCAGAATGATGACTGGATCTTCATGCATTTAAATCCCCTTTTGAAATTTGCTCTTCAAAACCACCTCAATCTCTATCCTCCTGTTTCTCACACACCCCTTGTCTCCTTTGGGCAACCCCTTTTCCCATTGATCCCTGGTCAAAGTGCAACTGCTAATCCACAGCTGAATGCACTTGCATTAACGTACAGAGTTGACACTGTGCTCCAGCTTCTCCATCCCTCGAGTGATGCTTGAACCCTCCCTTTCATTTAAAGGAACAAGGTTATTCCCATAATGGATACCAACTTCCCTGTTCACTGGAAGAGATTAGCTTTCTGTGTATTCTTGTGCAGGATTTGATCCATTGTGACAACAGCTTTCTGTATGTAGAAGAATTTTTAGGTCTTTTTATGATCTCTTTCTTCATTGTGAAATCAGAACTACATTTTAAAAATTGTGGAGGGTATCACTGAATCAGTATTACATGTGATTGTTGTCTGAAAACTGGTTGTGTTCCTGAAGGAGGAAAGCCAAGAGATGAATTCTGGAAATGCGCCCAATACTGATGATCAGAACGATTCAGACTCTACGCCGCCACGTAAGAAaataaaaaagacagaaaatggaaTGTATGCCTGTGATCTGTGTGATAAAATATTTCAAAAGAGTAGCTCTCTCCTAAGACACAAGTATGAACACACAGGTAAGAAAGAATATATATTGTGCAGCATGTTGTACCATAAGTATTTCAATCCAGGAAAGTAGGTTTTGGCCTAGTAATCCAAGTCCACCCATATGGGTGTGCTGCCTTGAGACCTGCAGTCAAGCACAAATGAATATATCAGTCATGAATCCTTTGCTGCTATCTCCAGAGACGGCTATATGGACATTGAGTGCTACTTGAGAGCTGGGATGGAGGATAGTTAGAAATGGTAGGGGACTAATGTCTGGTAAATGATTGGGGCTTGTGCTGTGGTCAAAGTTGTCAGTGATGGTTAAATGTAAGCGCCAGGTAGGGGTAAGAGTTATGTTCCACAAGTGTATAAATGCCTCTGCCTTTTTGACATTAGTGGAACATCTTTGCTTACTATAAATCAAAGCGATTATTGAATTTGTCTCTATATAGATCATACATTTAGGATGACTTTGTGTTTGTACCCCTCAAATTTTTACATTCTTGTATTAATAGCACATGAAGTGAATTTATTGGAATGTATTCAACATTGTTAGTGTTTTTATATTAATTTGTGGGGGAAAATAAAACTTGCAAAGAACAAACACAGTCATGAGCTCTGCAGGTGAACTTGGCAAAAGAATGATTTGGCAGCATTCTCATGACCTCAGGTTGTGCATCATGTATTGGTTAACTAATGGTGCACAAGGGTAATAGTGAACTAGATGGGTTTTAATTGCTGGTCGAAGCT
This genomic window contains:
- the zeb1b gene encoding zinc finger E-box-binding homeobox 1b isoform X4; its protein translation is MLSDGCTANEEGCDSDGENCFHDSTAEDEQTHDPKVQEYLQQKDTAVIFPEAPEEQHRRATPEASGQEENGTPDAFAQLLTCPYCDRGYKRLTSLKDHIKYRHEKNDDNFSCSLCRYTFAYRTQLDRHMASHKSGRDQRHVVTQTGGNRKFKCTECGKAFKYKHHLKEHLRIHSGEKPYECSNCKKRFSHSGSYSSHISSKKCIGLISLNGRARSGIKTPQGTSPSLSPSTNSPARTQLRHKLENNKPLQEQPAINQIKTEPVDYEYKTMVVTSGINCASSFQNGGFTGNTPVQVTTSPQSVVQAVVLPTVGLVSPISINLSDIQNVLKVAVLENNHVTLPSKEPGTVSSGSVQQNSHSLISSISLPLIDQDGTTKIIINYSLEPSQLQAVPQNLKKEVPNRTDSCTNEKPPEDLTVKSEKTETSAEGVSNTCLLCNECPGGLNALHELKHYQLKTEALSGESSIKVPENLPGASVSTEENISSDQEPLKNLLSLLKAYYALNAQPTSEELAKISVAVNLPLEKVKKWFEKMQTSQIPVQPSCPSSPSPNNEEIKPKLFISHPDSSPGDVQGNSANVEANDKLTESQITNVPLNATAEPSRSNTPSPSPLNLSSASSRNSQSYLNTPDSNQEDLQLEPLDLSLPRQQKEGLERPTITSVYHSSVHYVQEEPLNLSCLKKEQKENDNTNEENSTSAKPINIAIPAVTTKLPTIVAISNQNSVPCLRPIATIKQASFIPQVAYTYKTANSNGAEQQQKLTQANGNHLEESQEMNSGNAPNTDDQNDSDSTPPRKKIKKTENGMYACDLCDKIFQKSSSLLRHKYEHTGKRPHQCGICKKAFKHKHHLIEHMRLHSGEKPYQCDKCGKRFSHSGSYSQHMNHRYSYCKREAEEREGTEQEETGPDSLNNSEYTDIRTSPSHVDSDDKDSTAREDESEKEEEEKESDEMQDNCGEEMREESEEEAEEANRTDLMSDVEQENTVNNLQVLEANSPEKM